One Hordeum vulgare subsp. vulgare chromosome 4H, MorexV3_pseudomolecules_assembly, whole genome shotgun sequence DNA window includes the following coding sequences:
- the LOC123447449 gene encoding uncharacterized protein LOC123447449 isoform X2, whose protein sequence is MATPAAAEDDVQHYTHGIGIWVCTVYARPGPIDKATCDWMFRLSNNSTDGGLQQVRLGDYDCCDMGCRCSFCVSVYTIGAGHGMRAAAAAAVWPMALSSLLVLVVTLV, encoded by the coding sequence ATGGCGACGCCGGCGGCGGCAGAGGACGACGTTCAGCACTACACCCACGGGATCGGGATATGGGTCTGCACGGTGTACGCCCGCCCGGGACCAATCGACAAGGCCACCTGCGACTGGATGTTCAGGCTGTCCAACAACTCGACCGACGGCGGCCTGCAGCAGGTGCGTCTCGGCGACTACGACTGCTGCGATATGGGTTGCCGCTGCTCCTTCTGCGTCTCCGTCTACACAATTGGTGCCGGACATGGcatgcgcgccgccgccgccgccgccgtgtggCCGATGGCGCTGTCCAGCCTCCTTGTGCTGGTGGTGACGCTGGTCTAG
- the LOC123447449 gene encoding uncharacterized protein LOC123447449 isoform X1: MKTGLAMAVFSLAALLLLLPPSGMATPAAAEDDVQHYTHGIGIWVCTVYARPGPIDKATCDWMFRLSNNSTDGGLQQVRLGDYDCCDMGCRCSFCVSVYTIGAGHGMRAAAAAAVWPMALSSLLVLVVTLV, encoded by the exons ATGAAGACTGGACTAGCCATGGCCGTCTTCAGCCTAGCAGcccttttgctgctgctgccacccTCCG GCATGGCGACGCCGGCGGCGGCAGAGGACGACGTTCAGCACTACACCCACGGGATCGGGATATGGGTCTGCACGGTGTACGCCCGCCCGGGACCAATCGACAAGGCCACCTGCGACTGGATGTTCAGGCTGTCCAACAACTCGACCGACGGCGGCCTGCAGCAGGTGCGTCTCGGCGACTACGACTGCTGCGATATGGGTTGCCGCTGCTCCTTCTGCGTCTCCGTCTACACAATTGGTGCCGGACATGGcatgcgcgccgccgccgccgccgccgtgtggCCGATGGCGCTGTCCAGCCTCCTTGTGCTGGTGGTGACGCTGGTCTAG